In Miscanthus floridulus cultivar M001 chromosome 8, ASM1932011v1, whole genome shotgun sequence, the sequence ggattcttttagaatcataatggcacttgtagcatattatgatttagaattacatcagatggatgtaaagacagcgTTCCTAAACAGGgatctggaggaaaatgtttacatggcacaaccgaaagatttttgttgtgggagaaaaagaacgtatgggatgccgcttgaagaaatccatttacggattaaaacaagctttaagacagtggtatttgaagtttgacactataataagaaagtttgggtttcaagaaaatatagaggataattgcgtttatgcaaagttcaagaataggAAGTACATTTTCCTACTTAtgtgtggatgacatcttgctcgctagcagtgatgttaatctactactagaaacaaagaagttcttgtcctcaaagtttgatatgaaggatctcggtgaagcttcattcgtcctaggaataaagattcaccgagatagagaaaatgaTGTTTTAGGAATACAATATGCTCAATTGGTAAActtcacaaaaggcatacttaaaaaAAGTTTAAaaaaatacagtatgcaaaattgtaagtcttcacttgcttccatagtcaagggcgacagatatgagaATTTTAATGTCCCAGGAactaatatgagatcgatcaaatgaaagcggttccatatagttcagctgtcgaaagtttacagtatactcaagtgtgtactcaccctgacttggcatttgttaccgggttacttggcagatatcagagtaatccagaaatagaacactgaaaattagtaaaaaaaagttttgcgttacctacaaggtacgaagggtctcatgctaacgtacagaagatctgattccctgcacatagaggggtatacagattctgattatgtgggagATGACAAAAAATCCatgtcaggatacatattcactctcataGGAGGAGCTTATCGTGAagaagctcaaagcaaaccgtcactacatcgtccacaatgtatgtcgagtttgtagcatgttatgaggccacatgacaggtgaattggctgaagaaattcatgccccggttgaaagtggtagacaacatatataaaccactcaagttatactacgataataatctagcaatatgttatgctcacaaaaataagtcaagtggtgctgctaagcacattgacataaagtattatgttgtgaaagataaagtacgggatcatataattagtcttaagcatataagaacagaaaagatgttcgtggatccgcttacagaaggcttaccacccagcgtgttcagagaacatttagccggcatgggtttaagggaaagcctatgattcctagacAATGAGAGCATAGTTGAGAatatgtttcaaaacagagaggtgcattgtagctgtttaatctaatggcaactgaccgtgacgatgagacacgcTCTATGCATTGATATGTGATGGaataggaacaagataaagtaagtaagttaagtttaagtcataaggtgagatcaagagggagaatgttagattgatctcttccAATTcccttggatccgcgccctgatcgggggcgcccaaccactccatggttggtgggcccccgtcgcacagcgccataaaaagagaggtgggggccagggcacaaggttcacctgagccgtcaAACGCCCCACCTACAGTCCCTAAACCTTAAGTCGATCTAGTGAGGGGACGTTGCCAGCGACGGAAAGACCGCCCCCTCTACACCGCCGCCACTGCATCCGCGACTTCACCACCGGACCTCACCGCGCCACCGACAAGCACCCCATGGTAAGCTCGTCTTCTATGAAGACGGCCGATGATTTGCACCTCCgcaacccctctctctctctctctctcctctctctctctctctctctctctctcttctctctgttTCTCGCACTAGCATGTTCTAGGGTTTGCTATTCAATCtgtatgctagatctatggctagatgATCCTGTCAAGTCTATCAGTCCACAGCCGATACATGTTGATTACAGAGTTTAATTGCATAATAGTGAAAATCTGCACCAGAACCACATATTCCAATGCTCACTCACATTGCGTGGATGGCTTACAAATATGGTATATGCTCAAAGATGAAGACAGCATGTAAAATTACCTCCAAACAACACTATTTTTACAACGTTGTATCAACGCAACGTTGTATCAACGCCCTCCGTTTCCATAAACAGCTTGTGTTCTCTAATGTATTCAATTACTTCATCACTAGTAAGATACTTTATCGATAGACATCTTCTTATGCAGTCTCTGAAATTCAGTCATACATAGAAGCACATCATTGTTCAAGAAGCGATCAAGCACATGAACAGCATAAAGCTATCAACAAACAGATGCCTGTAAGAATTATACCTTACTCTGGATGAACTGATCTGATTTGGCACAATCTCATCGACCGAAATAACGTTATCCTGGAAAGGAGTTCAGAAATGATCATACACAGCGAACATCAGTAAAAAAACTTATTCTGCTTCAATTGAAACCATCTGACAACAAGTTTGTACCCTGCATTCTTGCAATATATCACTGTTGGCTATCAACTTCCCAACATCTTTTCCTTCTCGGCGTATACATATGACACCGAAGTCCTTGCATATGGTTCTGACCTGGAAGCAAAAGTAGGTGTCATCAAAGTAAGGTTGACAAGGAAAATCAAAATGCAACTAAAGACCATGCCATAAGTTTGCAAAAAGGGTGCAAAAGTTTATTATTAGCAAAGTTCAAGATTTCTACCTGGTCTAGGATCCAAACACCTGGAGTGCTGAATGACTCGAGCAAGTCAGAACCACATAAAAGCATTACCTTCAGGCTACCTGAAAGAATTAATTAGTAGCTGATATAAAAGGAAATATCACCATTGAAGTGTAAACTACACCCGTGGGATCCAACAGACAAAAGTATAAAAACTTTACATGTTATGTTGGAGCACCAAAAAAAATCCTCATATACATACCTTGGTCAGCTACACCATCCTTGCACAGTAAGTTTCGGACTCTCGAAAGAACGGTCAAAGTGCGCTGATAACCTTTCTGCATTGCCTATCAAGACAGACAATTCATACTATTCATTCATAGCATAACCCAAAAAAAACTTACTGACTCGGAGCATGTAAAATCAAGTTACCTCCCACGGATCAACCATCACAAAAGATGAGCTTTTGCACGCAAGTTCACAAAAGCGAATTCGGTGAGCAGCCGGTAAGAGGTCCTAAACAACTTTTAAATCTGAACTCAGTTAAGAGAACATGAACACAAACTATACAGTTCCGTAAGCTTTCTGCGAGGTCAAACATGTACCTTCTTCTTATATGCATCATTCACCGGAGACATGTAGCCACCCAACACAGAATAACCTCGCTGCTCGAGTTCATCCTTTGCCAACTCTACAGCAAACAGGGGCAGCAAGAAACTTCACTACTCGCTCCCAATCACAACCGAAGGGGTGGCAAAGAAGTGTCAGCAGAAATCAGCAAGCTTCGAAGCATACCAAACATGCGCAGGTGCATGTACGTGGGAGGATTGAAGCTCCCGGTGGCCACGAGCACGACGCCACCTCGGCTTCCTCCGTCCCTTCCGCTGCCGCATCAGAGAATCCGGGGATCAGATGACAGACGAGCCCATCCATCACGCGATCGAAACAGGACAAGACAAGATTTCTCCTACCTGTTCGGTCCAGCGGAGAGCTTCTCTCGCGGGAGAGGCACGTCCACGCCGACCTCCTCCATCGCCGGCGAGAGGAGAGCAGGCGGCTCTCGCCGTGCGGCGTGCCCGGCGCGGTGATGCGGTGTGGGGGAGAATCTGTCACCTCGTCGCTGCCGCTGGGCTGAGTTATTAAGGGGTTGGGCTTTTATGGACCAGGGCCTGTTAATCACGGAATGCAACGGCCCATTGAGAAAGCGTAATGGCATGAGGCCCATTCTTCtcctcggcggtggcggcggcggcaagcgAAGGACGCTGAAGGCGAAATGGTGAGAGATCGCATCACCGGCTCTCGTAgctgcttcctcgagctctcctTGCTTGGATCGGACGCGTGCTAGCCGATCGCCTGTGGGTTTGTGCAGGGTAAGGGTACGGGGAACTTCGGTAAGCGCTGGAACAAGACGCACACGCAGTGCGTGCGCTGCCGCTGCGGCCGCCGCAGCTTCCACCTGCGGCTAACCCGCGGCCCGCATCCGCAAGTGTAAGATCCCTTGGTGCTCTCTCCTTTCCTGGCCAGTTTCCTTACGATTGATAGATTTGACAGTGACTGGATGACCAATTTGACGGTGGCTGGGACTGGGTAGTATGGGTGGATATCAATGCAGACTCGACGTAAGAGCGAGAGATTGTGTCTGCTGCTCGATGAAATCGCACGCCAACTCTGTGATTAAGTTGTCTAGGGTTTGGCTTGATTTGTAGCTGTTACTATTTGTATGTCGTGTCTAACTATGTAAGATTGAACTTGTagttttcatgaaattaattacATTATGTTGGCACTGCTGCAATACCATATTACCTTGCTTATGAATTGTTTGATAATATGCTGTCCATATATGTGGATTTGTGTCTGTCTCTTTGAACTGCCGTTTATTCATGTTGCGTTTGTATTTTGACTCCAAGGAGCTGATATGTTCAGTCATTGTTTTAATCGTTATTCAGTAGTTATATGGTTAATATGCCTAATTTTCATGGCATGATGCTACCTCATCTTTTATGCTTATTGATTTAACACATCAGTAGCTGTTCTTGTATGATTTATGAGAAGTCGCTCATAGAAGACCTAGCTAAGTAGGCAGATCACATGTTTTGTTGCTTTGGTTAGGTATACACATTTTTCTCCTAATTTTCATGCAGTTCTGGTGCCTTATTGTTTCTTGGAAAACAGACAACTACAGTGTGAAGGCCATTAGGAGGAAGACCACCGGCACAGGGAGGATGAGGTACCTTCGCCACGTGCCACGGAGGTTCAAGAGCAACTTGACTCTCGTTCGGATGGTATGAAGACCAGCCTGAATTTACCGTTCACGGCTGGTTTTTACTGTTTATACTCTCACGGATTCCTCCAAATTTTTCCGAGCAAACAGGGCCACTTAAGGGTAAATTCCTGTTCTCTTTTCTTGTGGCATCCAGTGGTCCACCCTTCGGTTTTTTTGACATTGAAATGCTAAACTCCTGCCCTGGAAACACTTTTCAGGAACCGAGGCCGTATCAAATCTGTTATGCACTTATGCTAGAGTGGGCTGTGGGTCAAGAGACTAGTGTTCCTAAATTGAGAGGCGAACGATGCTTGGTTATGTCATTTCATACCCTGGATGTTAACCCTTCAGTTTTGAATATTGAATCGTACAGATTGTTAAggcccctttggcacggctcatccaaaacggtttcaccggtgaagccagaaaaactggcttttcccggcttctagttcattttaaccccggcttacaaaacggcttcacgctacagtgcctcgatttgcgcaaaatagatgaagccgaaaccggcataagccgtgccaaagaggcccttagtGTCCAGAGTGTTAGCTTTGTCACCCTGTTTACAGAATTGTCTACACATGCCTTTGTGATTCTTTTTGGTTAGCATAATCTTCATGAATCTCCTGTGATGTGATGGTTATGCTTGTTTGAGAAGCTGAGAGTGCATTTTCAATGACTTTTTTGTTTGCAAGGGTTAACTGTTAAAATTGGTGAAACTGTAGCATGGCTGGCTGTCGAAGGTGCTGGCTTAGCTGGTACTAATAACTGTTACAACGCCAAATATGCAGCATCTGCGCTGTGGCCAACTCTGCAAGCAGCCCAAACTCGTCTCTGACCTCTCCTATAATTTTCCCTTAACCATAGCCGACCGTACCCCGTCTGGTAATAACTGATGTTTCTTTCTTCGTTGGACGCCTCCATCCCCAGCCGGCGGGATGTCGGCGCCGCCCGGCAACGTCGACGAATCCCTGTCGTCCCCGTTGCACCTGCTTGAGGTGACGGTCATCTCGGCGCAGGACCTGCACCGGCGGCGGCTGGGCCGCCGCGTGCGCGCGTACGCCGTGGCGTGGGCGGACGCGGGGCACAAGCTGCGCACGGGCGTGGACCACGCGGGCGGCGCCGTCCCCACTTGGAACGACCGGTTCCTGTTCCGCGTCCGACGGCGCCTTCCTGCGCTCCGACACGGCGGCGGTGACCGTGGAGGTGCGCAGGCACGGGCGGGCTGGGCGCGGACCCCGTCCTGGGCGTCACGCGCATCGTGGTGAGCACGTTCGTGCGACCCGGTGGCAGCGTTCACGGCCCGCAGGTGGCGGCGCTACAGCTCCGGCGGCCGCGTTCGCTCCGCCCGCAGGGAATCGTCAATGTGGCCGTCGCGCTGCTGGACGCCGCCCGCGCGCCGCCGCTCTACGGCGTGCCGGGCTCGCCCGACGCCGTCGCCGTCAAGGACCTCGCGATGAAGCGCCCGGCGTCGCTGTGCAAGGTCGGCGAGGTCAGCGAGGAGCCGGGTGTGGACGACGGCCAGCAGGCGCGAAGCAACCCGGAATTGGTCGGTCAGTCCGGGCACCTGGACCCCAGAGGCGCCGCCGTGGAGCAGAAGAAGCTGGAGCTGACGCTGGAGAGGTGGAAGGCGGAGCTGTGGCCTGGCCTCAAGGAAGGCCGACGCAGTGGCAGGCGGAGGCGGCGCCGGGCGGCGTCCTGCTTCCGGGGCAGTGGCGACTGGGACAGGTAACAATGATCGCATGGAGCAGGATGCACGGCTACGGAGAGGGACGATGCATGGGCATGTAAAAAAACTGtaaattttcaagatttttttAGGTTTGCAGCAGTGATTCGGCTTCATTACCTGTTTAATTTAAGTAAATAATAGTAATGTAAAACCCTTGCAAAAAACAATAAAAATGGCCGTCATGGACTCCTCGTTAAGAGGAAAAACCATAGCAGGATATTGTTTTCTTTCTAACTAGGAACAGTAGTCATATTCATCGACAATGGCTGATACAAAACATCACAAGCATCAACTCCCCGTGTCATACAGTAGCTGGGTTTATTTATGCCATTGATAACTCAGTCATTATTGGCGCTTGCAATCTAGGTTTATTTATTACAAAGACCAACAGTTAAGCATTCTTACATAGTTCGGCCTAAAAAAACGATACACAGAGCGGAACCTAGTGACGACTAAAACAAGAAGAACTGACAAAGAGCACCAAACTACATCCCCAGGCTTCACCGAGACCCGCAAAGCTGATCCATTTCCCTTCGAACGTCGCCTTCTCCGTATCATTATCATCGACAAGCAGCGCCATGCTTCTTCCGGTAACGCGGTGGTCCTTCCAATCAGCACCGGTACAACCGTATATATGAATGTGCatgaagctagctagctagtaccaTGCAGGAGTGCAGAAGCTGGTTAAAGGAAAGATTTTGCCGGAATTTCTTGTCTTGCCTGTCTTGGTGATGTGCCCAGACTTGAGTTCAACGGTGAAGATGCTATGATGATAATCGTTTGCACTGATGAAAATCAAGCCAGCGCCTTGAGCAAAGCCGGCCAGATCAAACTCAGTCGAGGGGTCAGCCATGGAGGTTGGGATCATGGTATCAAGCTCGATGACCCTGATACGTGCCCATTCGCCAACGCCAGCGTCCCACGACCACGACCACAGGTGCAAGTTGTAGCCCTCCACGGTGGCGGCTCCCAGCTCGCCATCCCGTGCCGCTGCAAAGATGATGTTTGGTTCTTCAATCTGGGGCGGGGGCGGCGCCTTCATCACCGACAGGGCACCCCCGGCCGCCAGGTCGTACTTGAGGATTCTTCTGCCAAACTCAAGCATGAAGTAGATCGCGCCTGCGGTGACCAGGCCGGGGAGGGCAGGGCCGACGGAGGACTCGACGTCAAGGGTGGTCAGTGCGCCCCACGTGGCAGTCTCCGACGAGTAGACTCTAGCCCATGCCACGCCACCTTCGTCGTAGTCCTCGCCGTGACTTACGCCCGCGATAACCACGAGGAAAGGCCCCCCGCTGCATTCGAGATGGTCACAGTCGCCGCCGTCGGAGGCGGACGCTGAGGCGCAGAGCACCGCAACCGTGAAGTGGTAGTACGGGTCGACGTCCGAGGGTGGGGAGAAGCTCTCGTGATCGCCGGTGACAGGATCCCAGACGGTGAGCGTCGCTAAAGGTGACAGATCTGATAGGActtctaggtgtagatctagcgggtaaaaCATAACTTAGATAAGGACTTGGTTATGTACTTCGCTGGACCGATGTCGTGGCCATGGTGCCGCAGCGATGCTCAGAGTAGAGGAAGCATCGACGTGGAGGCGCGGTCCAGTGGCGGCGGCAAAGGCGATGACGCTTCCCGTCGCTCACAACACACCCtcgagatcggtctagggttaggtCGTCGGTGGGACGCTAGCGGCTGCGGTCAATCTTGTGTTTCGAGCCCtagcccccacctcctatttatagtactgcgcgacgggggcccatTAGCCAGGAGTACGGCTgagtgcccccgatcagggcgcggattaAGGGCTCAATTGGTCGTTGGGCCAACTTGGTGAAGATCAATCTAACGTTCTTCCCCCttaatctcaccttatgacttaaacttaacttactttatcttttcccattccatcatagatcagtgcatagagtgtGCTctatcgtcacggtcagttgccactagattaaacagctacaatgcacctctctattttgaaacagattctcaactaagcccatagtatctagaaatcataggctttccggTAAACCCATgttgactgtgtgttctctgaacgcactgggtggttagcctttggtaagcggatctgcaagtacttgcttggtactcatatgctcaatgctttcaaaaagattctggattttctcctttacaacatataactcaatgtcaatgtgtttggcagcacacttgacctattATCTTAAGAGTTAACtattttaaatggttattgctgttgactaccattgttaaatctagGTACAAATTTCCTTAACCTTCTTTTGcatgttccttaagcctcatgacaagctatactatggtatgcatcattgatgacaccacaactgtttctttagagcttttccacaataatactctaaCTGCGAGTGTtaacaactactgtggatttcactacacatctcgctaaGACTTAACATTTTGTACCtataactatttgagagtacttgttctttcttactcaacaTGAGGCCTATAATACtctgcaaaattgcaagacattctaaacttaattccagtgatctatatctggactagacttctaccaaaatatcttggaTACGTAAGCTacat encodes:
- the LOC136478335 gene encoding nicotinamide/nicotinic acid mononucleotide adenylyltransferase-like produces the protein MEEVGVDVPLPREKLSAGPNSGRDGGSRGGVVLVATGSFNPPTYMHLRMFELAKDELEQRGYSVLGGYMSPVNDAYKKKDLLPAAHRIRFCELACKSSSFVMVDPWEAMQKGYQRTLTVLSRVRNLLCKDGVADQGSLKVMLLCGSDLLESFSTPGVWILDQVRTICKDFGVICIRREGKDVGKLIANSDILQECRDNVISVDEIVPNQISSSRVRDCIRRCLSIKYLTSDEVIEYIREHKLFMETEGVDTTLR